A single window of Dermacentor albipictus isolate Rhodes 1998 colony chromosome 1, USDA_Dalb.pri_finalv2, whole genome shotgun sequence DNA harbors:
- the LOC135913027 gene encoding beta-alanine transporter-like: MHERTTWIPPSKRIVNHLSTASGPEAHTKDKHPAAKEPELRAKQTELHRRQSSHGARVCVPFGDGVFQLRLLIVTAVGGTIALTQARLFRSSMRELDHWCARPPGFSNTSVDAWKALAIPRGADGNYSRCTVREPPDAGDSARVVPCNAWEFNLRDHGNTVVSEWNLVCQRSWLNNVAHVVVVCANVLSLPLVGMAADRAGRKTVTFVGTTGLLLTLGVSSMASDFKTFVVTQAAVSVLSKFMVVQYVLLYEVTTASRRLLYCFVAPALSSVFAPVLQYFVRSYQLDWALSQLVVATLALVLLASFYVVEESPTWLLATHNIEEAERVVRRACSVNKVSQSDARRQLRCEMESYRREQDGLTSDENVGVFRSVWLRERTYILVFLWLVMSWAYSHHVEERGLTSNIYVRSATFIGLGPMFVFVWPVLDYYGGVRRAVAISALVFAASSAVAFTAHTDEASLLQDILYIIMRVSLTLPVAFMFFLTISLYPAILRCEAGLLCYACAIVGDNAGYIAFTRLLGRRQDAALAIQSLLTALVAVAVAYLPADDRHDASWRRSLTAQRKNSSITSIRQTSAVVCERPTLQNPKPEQFSIRAGMLNSGR, encoded by the coding sequence ATGCATGAAAGAACTACGTGGATACCACCATCCAAACGTATCGTGAATCATCTCAGCACGGCAAGCGGTCCCGAAGCGCACACGAAGGATAAGCACCCGGCAGCAAAGGAGCCAGAGCTGCGGGCGAAACAGACTGAGTTGCACCGTCGGCAAAGTTCCCACGGCGCTCGAGTGTGCGTTCCGTTCGGCGACGGCGTGTTCCAATTGAGGCTGCTCATCGTCACAGCGGTCGGCGGCACCATCGCGCTCACCCAGGCGAGACTCTTCAGAAGTTCGATGCGCGAATTAGACCACTGGTGCGCGAGGCCGCCAGGCTTCTCCAACACGAGTGTGGACGCGTGGAAGGCGCTGGCTATACCGCGGGGCGCCGACGGGAACTACAGCCGCTGCACGGTGCGCGAGCCTCCCGACGCGGGCGACTCGGCTCGGGTCGTGCCCTGCAACGCCTGGGAGTTCAACCTGAGAGACCACGGCAACACCGTCGTCAGCGAGTGGAACCTCGTGTGCCAGCGGAGCTGGCTGAACAACGTCGCCCACGTGGTCGTTGTCTGCGCGAACGTCCTTTCGCTGCCGCTGGTGGGCATGGCGGCGGACCGGGCGGGGCGTAAGACGGTCACCTTCGTCGGCACCACGGGACTCCTGCTGACGCTCGGGGTCAGCAGCATGGCGAGCGACTTTAAGACATTCGTAGTGACGCAGGCTGCGGTCTCGGTGTTGTCAAAGTTCATGGTGGTGCAGTACGTTCTCCTGTACGAAGTGACCACGGCGTCCCGCCGGCTGCTCTACTGCTTCGTCGCACCGGCTCTCTCGAGCGTCTTCGCGCCGGTACTGCAGTACTTCGTGCGCTCGTACCAGCTCGACTGGGCCTTGTCGCAGCTTGTTGTCGCCACGCTCGCCTTGGTGCTCCTTGCCAGCTTCTACGTGGTTGAGGAGTCGCCCACCTGGCTCCTGGCCACGCACAATATCGAAGAAGCCGAGAGAGTAGTCCGCAGGGCGTGCAGCGTCAACAAGGTGTCGCAGAGTGACGCTCGCAGACAGTTACGCTGTGAGATGGAAAGCTACAGGCGAGAGCAGGACGGCCTGACATCCGATGAGAACGTTGGTGTCTTCCGTTCGGTGTGGCTCAGAGAACGAACATATATACTCGTCTTCCTCTGGCTTGTCATGAGCTGGGCCTACAGCCACCACGTGGAAGAACGGGGCTTGACCAGCAACATCTACGTGCGTAGCGCCACGTTCATCGGCTTGGGTCCCATGTTCGTCTTCGTCTGGCCGGTCCTGGACTACTATGGGGGAGTCAGGCGAGCCGTAGCGATCTCCGCCTTGGTCTTCGCCGCTTCGTCGGCCGTCGCCTTCACCGCGCACACAGACGAAGCCTCGCTATTGCAAGACATCCTGTACATCATTATGCGTGTCTCCCTGACCCTTCCGGTTGCGTTCATGTTTTTTCTCACCATCAGCTTATACCCGGCGATATTGCGATGCGAGGCAGGCCTCCTTTGTTACGCCTGCGCCATCGTCGGTGACAACGCCGGCTACATAGCGTTCACGCGTTTGTTAGGACGGCGACAGGACGCGGCCCTCGCAATACAGTCGTTGCTGACGGCGCTTGTCGCTGTGGCCGTCGCATATCTGCCAGCGGATGATCGACACGATGCCTCATGGAGACGCTCCCTCACAGCGCAGAGGAAAAATTCTAGCATAACTAGCATCAGACAAACCAGCGCAGTTGTATGTGAACGGCCAACGCTGCAGAATCCAAAGCCCGAACAGTTTTCTATTCGTGCCGGCATGCTGAATAGCGGCCGATAG